The following proteins come from a genomic window of Populus nigra chromosome 6, ddPopNigr1.1, whole genome shotgun sequence:
- the LOC133695855 gene encoding phylloplanin-like, whose translation MAFKSFLFVSLVSAAILAAPVAEAQLGLIGGLLGLIRIQGTLFCTANGNMGANGTATPVFPNALVQLQCGGNVVSTSTTNGSGIFSILLDPLNYILSSLLSNCNLKVDTPLASCNSSLPALGGLLSSLQFIGNTPLGALLSVANIIPAGFRFVPSN comes from the exons ATGGCGTTCAAATCATTTCTCTTTGTTTCTCTCGTAAGTGCTGCAATATTGGCAGCCCCAGTTGCCGAAGCTCAGCTTGGGCTTATAGGCGGCCTTCTTGGTTTGATCCGCATCCAAGGGACTCTGTTCTGCACTGCCAATGGCAATATGGGTGCAAATGGCACAGCAACCCCTGTTTTCCCTA ATGCTCTCGTGCAGTTGCAATGTGGAGGAAATGTGGTTTCTACATCAACCACCAATGGATCTGGGATTTTTTCTATCTTGTTGGATCctctaaattatattctttcctCGTTATTGAGCAACTGCAACCTGAAGGTCGATACACCGCTGGCCAGCTGCAACTCCAGTCTCCCCGCTCTGGGTGGCCTCCTATCATCCTTACAGTTCATCGGGAACACTCCTCTAGGAGCCCTCCTGAGTGTTGCAAACATCATCCCTGCCGGATTCCGATTCGTGCCGTCAAATTAA